The Gossypium arboreum isolate Shixiya-1 chromosome 6, ASM2569848v2, whole genome shotgun sequence DNA window TAATTATCTGGTTAGTATTTTTTTAGtgatttatttctattattaataATTGATTAGTAATATGGACTCAGGCCCCACCGAACATTGTACTAGAGTCAATAGAAATGCAAACCACGTCTCTCTGCACATTGTGCTATAGAGGCGCACTATGTCTCACTGACTAGAGGTAGAGACACTATAACACCCCGAAAGTTGCTACAGTAAAAAAGTGAGATATTATTtttgaaacaataaaataaggaaataaagcgaaaaaaaggaaaaagtttgagttatgtcaacaaaatctatttaggaagtatattatgatgtATTAATtaaagaaaggactaaatcgcaaaactAAAAAAAGCTTTGCAatccaagagtaaatactcaaaatttaaggggttaaagtgtaaatataaaaaaattgaaggactaatagtgaaaatattttaagggtggaaggaTCTAGAAACAAAAGataatggatgaattaggaccaaattgaataaataaaaaaagaacgagggattaaattacaattttactaaaataagaGATGATTCAATGGAAGAATTTTGAAAGATCATAACGGACAAAATGGTTATCTAGCAAGAAAGATATTTTGTAGAGTAATGATGATGTttgtgatattttagattaaataaataataaatattagtttattaatattttgatttgacatttaattatattttgattattttatttagtatataaggaaagaaagatgatgaATTCTCTTCATCTTTCCATGCTACTAAcgggagaaaagaaaagaaagaaatttttttctttacaatttggtactTTTATCAAAAATCCATCATTTTTACtttgaaattaaaagaatttacatAGCCACTAAGAGAAAGAAATaataaggagactatggggagctagaatatcaagttagattcaagaaaatagaagttggaggagagagaaagtCAAGTTAAAATTTGGTTTAAAGTGAATAAGGTATGGATGTTAaggttttatgttattttttaagtttaatagtgatagaaaattataaaaatggtgTTAAAGTAAAGATTTCTCATGAGGAAATATTGTGTTTTTGACATGTTGATGAAGAGAGAAGTTGAGTAAGTGGTAGGAAAAGGGCAAAATAAGAGATTTTGCTAGAAAAGAGGTAAGTGTCCATGAACTTCCTTGTTATTTAAGGATTAAAATGTGATCTTTGTAAACTAAGTGGTAactaagtaatatatatatatatatatagtgtgtgtgtgtgaaataatttctTAAGTGAAGGAGGAAATTATAATAAAAGTATAATAGTTGGGTTATGTGTTAGCGAAAAATATACAAAGTATTAGATaagtgaaattatggaaaatgtgGAATTTTATGGAAACAATGGCTAAATTGAAAGACTTGAGAAATATATGTGGTGGAAATAATACAATTGAAATACATAGAAATTTGATGTGGaaaatgagatagtggaattaattatataaattaagtaAGATGTCAAAGAAAAATTGTGTAATAATGAATAGAGAACTTTTATGGAAAAAGGTGATTAAATTGGAAAGTTATAAAAGTTTACaatgaaatattgataatgaAGCACATAGTGAAAAATGAAAGAATATATGAATTTGTAATCCAAACTACAATTATTTCCTATGTTGTGAAAATTAAGGGTTAAATCATAAATTTGAGAAAATTTACATTAGAAATAGAAAAGTGAAGTGCTTAATACTTAAAATGAGAAAAATTGATGTTGTAGtaaattttggaatattaataagtattgaattaaattatatgtgttattaaaagtaaaatatattgCTACACGAAATATTGTGCTAAtgattaaattacaaaatatataaaagtgatatgtgaaatacatgataaggattattagtGAATTATAGATGAATATTGAATTTAGAGTTATATTACATGTATTAAAGATAGTGAAGATATAAGTATATAGATTATTgttacaaggattaaattgtaaagtatgtAAAAGCATTATgcgaaaagtgtaaaagtgatatgtGTGCATGAtataatttgcccaagtagacgAGATTAGAACTACTAGGATATTAGTGGAATGCCATTAAGGGACCCTAGTCCGCTCTTAGATTATTAGTATATTAGTGCTCTCTGTTTAGCACATTTGTGCTCTCCGTATAGCACTTTAGTGCTCTCtgtttaatagtgcataataatgtACCTCTATATCAATTTTATATATCCTAAGTGTTCTGTTTAGTCTACTAGGCCTCTGCTAAAAAAGTAAATAATTTTCATTACAAGGTAAAGGTTTATCTTCGATTCATGTTTAAAATGTTGAATTAGTAAAGTGAAAACGTAAGTAATTTGAATGTATTTGAGGAAGTATAAGAAAGACAATGACTAGTAagttaaatatgtaaaaataaattgTGAAAGAAATAGTGAGGAAATCAAGAAAAATTACACTAAATGGTGAAATTCGATACATGTATAAAAAGAGTAGTAATTTTTATAGGTTGATTTGaggacttaaggattaaattgtgaaataagtaAAAAGTTACAAATGAATATGATAAATAAACAAAGAAATGATATATTGGGAATTAAGAAATTTAATAGAATTTGAATATCATGGGTACTTACTAAGTCTTCACCGACTTAACGCGTTTATTTTCAACGCGTAGGTATAGTGATTTTGAAGAATTGTTGTTGAGGTTGTGAGCATCCATCTCATCACATCTCCAAGTGCCAAGAGGGtatgtttcaaaattttaaatagaatggcatgtacttaggaagaTCAACTGTGTACCGAGtagtagggactaaaatataagttaatttagtgaaaacttttttttaatgttcaaatatattagtgattagccaaaatcactttggcaccaaatgtaatattcctatatcaggTTCCTTGGGTCAAACcgggtataggggtgttacagacacaAAGTATGCGTCTTCTCTAAAAAGGTTATAGAGACACAAACAATGCAACACAAATATGTGTCTTCGCTGACCAGAAGTAGAGACACGAATAATACGTCTCCTTTAACAATGCTATCAAGACGCAGACAATACGTCTCTACAAACTGAGCTATAGTGTCGCACACATGTGTCCCCACTAACTAAAGGTAGAGACACAATGGATACGTCTCTATTGATATGCTTATGAAGATGCATGTCTCGCGTCACCATAGACTGAGCTATAGCGTCGCATACATGCGTCTTAACTAACTAGAGGTAGAGACACAGTGGATGCTTCTCTACTGACACAGTGAAGATGCATGTCTCGCATCACCATAGATTGAGCTATATAGTCACGTAAATGCGTCTCCACTAACTAGATGTAGAGACACAATGGATGCATCTTCATTGGCTGAGCTATGTAGACGTGTGAGTTTTTGCATCGCCAACCCTAAGAAGACATACCCAATGGTGACGCATGCGAATGCGTTGCCAAACTCTATAACGACGCCATTTCGTGTCTCATTAGAGTTCTCGAGTGTCACTATTGACCTATCTTGTTGTAATGTTACTAGTGTCTTTGACCGGGATTCGCTTGATATCGACTCACCAGCCCTATTGTGAAACAAATATCTGAACGTGTACATAACATAACGTACATGAAACTTCCTGCTACCGAAGCATAATGAACTTTTCTCATGTACTCTCTTTCTTTTACTATCTTAAGACAGTCCTCCAAAGAAAGATGAAGCCATACTACAAAGGGTTGAGTTCCCTTTTTTGAATATGTATTTGCATAACTTTCTAATATTTTGTCCATGTATGAAGCTTGTGATAATGTTATCATTTTGGTTTTTTATTATCCCTTAGTACTTGAATACCTAGAACAAAGTTAGGATTTCTCAAGTCCTTTATGTTATATTGTTGAGTTAATCACAATTTAATCGATAacaatgtccctatacaatttCCAATGAGTAAAATGTTATCAACATTAGAATGAGAAAGATCACCTTTCCATCCCTAATATGtttataaacacaaggttcattTAAGTTTTACTCAAATCTAAAAATTTTGATTGCTTgatcaaatttttaatttgataAGCAGAATACTTACTTAAATCCACATATAGATCTAAGCAATTTGCAAACGTTGATTTTGTTTATATAAATGCTCTTTCCAATATTTcataatattgaaataatttaCATCCAGCAGGAATTTACTTCCAATTTATTTTCCAATCCCCAAAACAATTTATTATATAAGTTTTGGATTTGTTGAAACCATATAGGTCTTTTGCACTTGGGTTATACcttaatttagtttttatatgaTTTGGATAACTTTAAGGCAAAAGGCCAGGATTCCTAACAGCCCATGGCAAAAGAACAATGCTAGAGCATATTCTTTAGGATGCCAGCAAAGAAGTATTAGGCCCCCATAAACATGAAGTGTCCCCTTTTTTACCTTGGAAAAAAAACAAAGCAAAATATAAATTGGTCAAAGACCTCAGATTTTGGGGTAGGTTTTGGTAGgtgtgacaaaaaaaaaaaaaagcccctTGAATGATACATTAAGCACGTGTAAGATAAAAAAACCCACCAAAAGATGGGGGGTTGGAGAATTGGAAAATGGAGTTAGGTGCTTTAACCTTGAGGCTTTGAAGGGTTGCttctttttctttattcattTGTTGGAGTTGAAGTAGCGTATGGTCCTTACAATCTCATCAAGGGTTGTCAAACATAGTATTTACCTTTCAAGTTTtccaaatttaattttgattatcATTTGaatcatatattttataattctacttgtaattttaaatatgttttaaatttGGAAATTAATAATGGTGACTCATAGTGTTCCTTTTATTATAATAAAGTTTTAATTATAAAAAGAttaagtagtcttaaaatagtaTCATGCGACTGACAAATgtctataaataaataaaaatattttagaaaagaaacgcattataaattttaaaagtcactCGAATACATTACAATTTTTAGCTTGCTATTTTAAAATACTCAtaaaaaatcatgccattttggaTAATAAATTTAAATGTAATTAGGATTAAAATCTTAACTTTAAAAAGATAatgattaaaatgattaaattcaaaatttatgtatatttCAATAACTAATAACAGAATTTGAAAACGAAGACAGAAAACGTGGGAAAACAAAATCAAGAAAACACCCAAGAAAATCCCAGCTTTTTCAAGGTTACTGAAGAAACAACAAAAACTGCAACTATAGTTTTCTTATATAAACCCCACCCCAAAGTCAGTTTTTCCAGGTACCCATCAACGCTAAATACCATCTTTCTCTTTCAGCATTGCGTTTCTTGCTTCTCACTTGTTGTCTTTCAAGGTTtgctttcttctttcttcttcattttttctGTATTGAAACTTTTACTGTGTATTTGATTTATGGAACAAAACCCCATATGGGAAATGTTAACTTTGAGCTTTTGATCGGAGTTCCCTTTTTTATTTCTTGGATCtgtcatattttataaaatatagggTGTTTGCTAAATTCTTGTTTCTATGATCGTCTTCTTGGCGGCCAAGATATTTGCCCTTTCTTCACTTTAAATGAATGGCTTTGcaagttttttatttttcttgagtTTGTTGCCTCTCTTTTAATGATGATTTGAGCTTTGTTAAATTTGCCTTTAACCCTAATTTAACTACTTATTTAGAATGAATAAAATCCCTTAGTGGCATAATCATTGGTGTTTTGTTTGTCTATAATGATGACTTTCTTTTTTCCTATTTGTGCTTCATTTTTGTCTAGTTATTGAAGGTGTTCTTAGATTTGCACTTTGCTTTGCTTATTTTGGATTTTCAGAATGGCCAATGCTATGTTGCAACAAACAGTTGGAGGAACTCTTCAGCTTCTCAGCAATTCCGGAACTCACTGCAATGTCGGGAACCGTTCGGTACGGTTGCTTCCCAAGGGGTTTAAGTTGGAAGTTGAGTTCTCAAAGAGAGGGATTTATAGTTCGGGAAAGAGGAAATTCAACGTTATTCAGGCATCAACGTCTCAAACCTCTGTTGTTGGTCCTCTTTTAGCTCCCTCAAGTAGTGACACCGTTGATTCTCACATGAAATCAAGTAAGCCAGATTGTCCTAGACATAGTTTCTTATTCAGTTAGCAAATAATATACCAAATGACAATGCTCCATCTTCCTTCATGATTATAAGCCATCGAACTGCACTATTGATTCCAACTAATGCAAGTGATTTGGTATTTCCTCATAACTTGGGGAACAAGAATTAGGTTCTTTTTTGGGGGGAATAATCTGATCTTTAATTTTCGGGATATTCATTGCAGATGAGGTAGCTTTGATACTGATTCGCCATGGTGAGTCTTTATGGAATGAGAAGAACCTTTTTACAGGTTGTGTTGATGTGCCATTAACCAATAAGGGAGTAGAAGAGGCAATTGAAGCTGGTCATAGAATCAGCAACATACCTGTTGACATGATATACACATCGTCACTAATTCGTGCACAGATGACTGCTATGCTAGCCATGACTCAACATCGCCGCAAGAAGGTGACTTGATGATACTTGGCAGTTGATGCTGCCATTGATAAAACCACTGACTTGTTTAGATGGTTTCGAAGttatttaaaacctcatatctACTTACTAGAAGTCCAAGAGCAGTTATTTTGTCATTCTTTGATTGATTAGACTGATAACCTATTAATATTGACCTGATGATAGGTGCCAATTATCCTTCATAATGAGGATGAGCGAGCAAGAGCGTGGAGTAAAATATACAGTGAAGACACCATAGAACAATCGATTCCTGTTATAACATcttggaaattgaatgaaagaatgtaatattttttttctttttctccataTCATGACTAATCAAGTCATATTGCCAATGCCTTTCTGACGTCCTCTTATTGGCTGCCTcagatttttttcatttttcttgcaTGAATCATTCATTTACTATCTTCTTCGTGCAGGTATGGAGAATTACAAGGTCTGAATAAACAGGAAACTGCGGGTAAATTTGGTCATGAAAAAGTTCACGAGTGGCGCAGAAGTTATGATATACCCCCACCCAATGGCGAGAGTTTGGAAATGTGTGCTCAAAGAGCTGTTGCATATTTCAGAGATAATGTAACTTCTATATCTGGTTTTATCTATCATCAAATGATTGAAGTCCTTTAATACGACATAGTAGCGCCTCATAGCAAATCTTAATTTGCAGATTGAACCCCAACTTTTATCTGGAAAGAATATCTTGATTTCTGCCCATGGGAATTCATTAAGATCCATTATCATGTATCTTGACAAACTAACCTCCCAGGAGGTATGGACCCTTCTTTCGGTTCCATTCGGGATGTTTTCAATTTTTCCTAGTACTCTTTTTCTTATTATGCTGTATTCATTTTGTATTCTTCACGGGACAGGTTATTACTTTAGAACTATCCACTGGGATACCCAtgctttacatttttaaagaGGGAAAGTTCATTAGGAGGGGAAGTCCAGTAGCACCAACAGAGGCTGGAGTCTACGCTTACACTAGGGTATGCAACTTCCTCTCAGCATTATTATTGATATGTCATGGACCTGTGTAAAATTAGTTTATTCTACTGCTTTTATATATGTGATTTTGCTTCATGAAGCAAGAAATTTATAAAAGAGCTTTGGAAATAAAAAAGGACTAAGTAGTTGCTTTTTCAGTACTTTTTGAGAAGGAAAGGAGGTAGGGAATCAAGAAATGTTTGGGTTTTCAAACTTTTCCTTGGTCCATGCTTAAAGTCTTAGAGCTTGAGGAATGGCCTCGGAACTTCTGTGCAGAAAGGAAGGTGTTATCTATATATCCACATATGGCCATAGCTTTCTATCATAAAAGTAGCTTTACTTGGAAATAACTTGATTATGAAAGAAGCTTTTCTTGCTGAATTCATCATGTTGACACTATGCTTTGTTTTCTATCTTACCATTGATACCATAGAGATCTCGACCTCAAGAGGAAAAACAAGAAACTTTGCATTAGGATATACTTATCTCTTTATCATCTTGTTTTTGATGACTCTTTCAACCCTTTTACCTAGGATTATTAAGCTCAATTTAAGAGGACTAATACTTCTACCAATTAACTTTTGCAGAGGTTGGCTCAATACAGGCAGAAGTTAGATGACATGTTGACTTGACATATGTCCTTTTAAGTATAGAGGTAACATCGGATCCTGTATGCTAGCCCTCTTTCCGACTCTcgat harbors:
- the LOC108483979 gene encoding 2,3-bisphosphoglycerate-dependent phosphoglycerate mutase 1-like, producing MANAMLQQTVGGTLQLLSNSGTHCNVGNRSVRLLPKGFKLEVEFSKRGIYSSGKRKFNVIQASTSQTSVVGPLLAPSSSDTVDSHMKSNEVALILIRHGESLWNEKNLFTGCVDVPLTNKGVEEAIEAGHRISNIPVDMIYTSSLIRAQMTAMLAMTQHRRKKVPIILHNEDERARAWSKIYSEDTIEQSIPVITSWKLNERMYGELQGLNKQETAGKFGHEKVHEWRRSYDIPPPNGESLEMCAQRAVAYFRDNIEPQLLSGKNILISAHGNSLRSIIMYLDKLTSQEVITLELSTGIPMLYIFKEGKFIRRGSPVAPTEAGVYAYTRRLAQYRQKLDDMLT